One stretch of Verrucomicrobiia bacterium DNA includes these proteins:
- a CDS encoding prepilin-type N-terminal cleavage/methylation domain-containing protein, which yields MKINQTHRDLLPAFTLIELLVVIAIIAILAAMLLPALGKAKEKAQAVGCLNNTRQIMIGWRMYAEDNNDQLAPNEFPYTTAYTTYANKDQMRNWVVGTMAQPFDSLTANPLLAEHSVLSQYIRQVDTYKCPADRLLVQGRSRSRSYSMSNAVGTRWWNTARGGGGGNFPVGSAVGGGWLSGTYADPDPNYLTFGRMSHFTRPGPSSTWVIMDENPNTINDGLMAVAMPNSAAATKLVDYPASSHNKAAGLSFADGHSEIRKWRDRRTYTPPASANPGMVGASDSPNNEDVVWLAERTSVRR from the coding sequence ATGAAGATCAACCAGACTCACCGCGATCTCTTGCCAGCTTTCACACTCATTGAGTTGCTGGTTGTCATTGCGATTATCGCCATCCTGGCCGCGATGCTTCTGCCGGCGCTCGGTAAGGCAAAAGAAAAGGCGCAGGCAGTCGGTTGCCTCAACAATACGCGGCAGATCATGATCGGCTGGCGGATGTACGCGGAGGACAATAACGATCAGCTCGCTCCAAACGAATTTCCCTATACGACAGCGTACACGACCTATGCGAACAAGGATCAGATGCGGAACTGGGTTGTCGGAACCATGGCCCAGCCATTCGACTCGCTGACCGCAAATCCGTTGCTTGCCGAACACAGCGTCCTCTCGCAATACATCAGGCAGGTAGACACCTACAAGTGCCCCGCTGATCGGCTTTTGGTGCAAGGGCGGTCCCGATCCCGCAGCTATTCAATGAGCAATGCGGTGGGAACGCGCTGGTGGAACACGGCCCGAGGTGGCGGGGGCGGCAACTTCCCGGTCGGGTCGGCAGTCGGCGGTGGCTGGCTGTCGGGCACTTATGCGGATCCGGATCCCAATTATCTGACTTTTGGCCGCATGTCCCACTTCACCCGGCCTGGCCCATCTTCCACCTGGGTGATCATGGATGAAAATCCGAACACGATTAATGATGGGTTGATGGCGGTAGCGATGCCAAACAGTGCCGCAGCGACGAAGCTGGTGGACTATCCGGCGAGCAGTCATAACAAAGCGGCCGGGCTTTCCTTTGCCGATGGGCATTCGGAAATTCGCAAGTGGCGCGATCGGCGCACCTACACCCCCCCGGCCAGCGCAAACCCCGGCATGGTTGGAGCCAGCGATTCGCCGAACAACGAAGATGTCGTTTGGCTGGCAGAGCGAACATCCGTCCGCCGCTAA
- a CDS encoding prepilin-type N-terminal cleavage/methylation domain-containing protein: MIPVDFQSPVLRKPNLRGFTLIELLVVIAIIAILAAMLLPALASAKAKAQRTQCLSQQKQINVAFNMFAADRNDKFPAAGLGFGGGQLSWDSFIHRYIGGNASDADLAVGILDVEVTPRVLLCPADRGIKVSWLGNPAFFGLRSYAMNSVGPNWGTEYQVDTLLRRYPLPSLNAAGRRGVGIYWRDNGPVPDYEAPGYKTSAVKDPAGTLLLVEQTGGQQAAGNEWTCVSIGPETSQNGGANGNLYQIDKNAPNQNPNGEQGVNQGKALYAMHRKRFNYLFTDGHVEGLRIEQTVGSGTLGNPRGMWTNQGGD; the protein is encoded by the coding sequence ATGATCCCCGTGGATTTCCAATCTCCTGTGCTGCGCAAACCCAACCTGCGCGGATTCACCCTGATTGAATTGCTTGTCGTCATTGCCATCATCGCGATCCTCGCGGCGATGCTGCTGCCGGCTTTGGCTTCGGCGAAGGCGAAGGCGCAGCGCACGCAGTGCCTGTCGCAGCAGAAACAAATCAACGTGGCGTTCAACATGTTCGCCGCGGACCGGAACGATAAGTTCCCCGCGGCGGGGCTTGGTTTCGGCGGAGGGCAGCTGTCGTGGGACTCTTTCATCCATCGTTATATAGGCGGCAATGCGTCCGATGCGGATCTGGCGGTCGGCATTCTGGATGTTGAAGTCACGCCCAGGGTGCTTCTCTGCCCTGCTGATCGCGGCATCAAGGTGTCATGGCTTGGCAACCCCGCGTTTTTCGGCCTGCGTTCCTATGCCATGAACAGCGTCGGGCCCAATTGGGGAACTGAATACCAGGTGGACACACTGTTGCGCCGCTATCCCCTGCCATCGCTGAACGCAGCTGGCCGTCGTGGAGTGGGCATATATTGGCGCGACAACGGGCCCGTGCCGGATTATGAAGCACCCGGTTATAAAACCTCTGCGGTGAAGGATCCTGCTGGCACGTTGCTGCTGGTGGAACAAACGGGCGGACAACAAGCGGCTGGCAACGAGTGGACGTGCGTCTCAATCGGACCGGAAACTTCGCAAAATGGCGGAGCCAATGGTAACCTCTACCAGATTGACAAGAACGCACCGAACCAGAATCCGAATGGCGAGCAGGGTGTCAACCAGGGCAAGGCGTTGTACGCGATGCATCGCAAGCGGTTCAATTACCTGTTCACCGACGGACATGTCGAAGGGCTTCGCATTGAACAAACGGTGGGTTCGGGGACCCTTGGCAATCCTCGCGGCATGTGGACCAATCAAGGCGGGGATTAA
- a CDS encoding DUF3516 domain-containing protein produces the protein MSKTLYDLIPRNERLSNDILLGRFLDYADARGLQLYPAQESAILELFEERNVILNTTTGSGKSLVAAALHFKALAQGRRSIYTCPIKALVNEKWLALCREFGPDNVGLSTGDASVNRNAPILCCTAEILANIALREGADANVQDVVMDEFHYYADRERGWAWQVPLLTLPQSRFLLMSATLGDTVFFEEELRRRTGRESVTVSSTNRPVPLEHAYSELPLARTLETLVADGKAPVYVVHFTQLEAAQSAQDFTSINVCTREEKAAIGDAVAGFKFNSPYGPEIKKWLRHGIGVHHAGLLPKYRVLVEQLAQRGLLKVICGTDTLGVGINVPIRTVLFTRLCKFDGQKTGILSARDFHQISGRAGRKGFDDRGWVVAQAPEHVIENLKLAEKSARDGKKTVKRQPPEKNFVNWDKNTFLRLIAAQPERLTSRFQVTHGMLLNVLSRQTDGCAAMQALIRDCHDSPRQKQAHIRRGWQLFRSLVERRIIEFIPPVHGAAAANRAKVRVNVELQDDFSMDQTLSLYLLETLPLVDTQQPDYDLVLITLVESILENPDIILRKQLDKVKSAKMAEMKMAGVEYDERIEELEKLEYPKPNREFVYSTFNAFADRHPWVGQENIKPKSIVREMFEQFRSFADYIRDYELQRAEGVLLRHLNSVFKVLTQTVPESAKNDQVHEMEVFLGSMIRQVDSSLLDEWEKMRNPNFQPAEAKEIRPPGADEAAADITRDTRAFTALIRNRIFTFLRGLVVRDFEGALISLRDEEKECGQATTSADGGTEGWTAQRLQSATEAFEAEHGRICLDPNARNARHTYVVPSEDKKTWRIQQMLVDPEEHNDWMVEFQVDLAEARTTGQPQLQLLALRSLA, from the coding sequence GTGTCAAAAACCCTCTACGATCTTATTCCTCGCAACGAGCGTCTCAGCAACGACATTTTGCTCGGACGATTTCTCGACTACGCCGACGCGCGGGGATTGCAACTGTATCCCGCCCAGGAATCCGCGATCCTGGAGTTGTTTGAAGAGCGAAACGTGATTCTCAACACCACCACGGGATCCGGCAAGTCCCTCGTCGCCGCAGCCTTGCACTTCAAGGCACTCGCGCAAGGCCGGCGCTCGATCTATACGTGTCCGATCAAGGCCCTCGTAAACGAAAAATGGCTCGCGCTCTGCCGCGAGTTCGGGCCTGACAACGTCGGGCTCAGCACAGGCGACGCTTCCGTCAACCGCAACGCACCGATCCTCTGTTGCACGGCCGAGATCCTGGCCAACATTGCACTGCGCGAGGGTGCCGACGCCAACGTCCAGGATGTCGTCATGGACGAGTTCCATTACTACGCCGACCGCGAGCGAGGTTGGGCGTGGCAGGTTCCCTTGCTGACATTGCCGCAATCCCGCTTTCTTCTGATGTCAGCCACGCTGGGCGATACGGTCTTCTTCGAGGAGGAACTCCGGCGCCGCACAGGCCGCGAAAGCGTCACGGTGTCATCGACCAACCGCCCGGTCCCGCTGGAACACGCTTACTCCGAATTGCCCCTCGCGCGCACGCTGGAGACGTTGGTCGCAGATGGAAAGGCCCCTGTGTATGTCGTGCACTTCACGCAACTCGAAGCAGCGCAGAGTGCCCAGGATTTCACGAGCATCAACGTCTGTACCCGCGAGGAAAAGGCGGCGATCGGGGACGCTGTTGCAGGATTCAAGTTCAACAGCCCGTACGGTCCTGAAATCAAAAAGTGGCTGCGCCATGGAATCGGTGTGCACCACGCCGGCCTGCTGCCGAAATATCGCGTGCTGGTTGAGCAACTCGCCCAGCGCGGCCTGCTAAAGGTCATTTGCGGAACCGACACGCTCGGTGTCGGTATCAACGTTCCCATCCGCACCGTCCTATTCACCCGGCTTTGCAAATTCGATGGCCAAAAAACCGGGATTCTCAGCGCGCGAGACTTTCATCAAATCAGCGGACGCGCCGGCCGCAAGGGCTTCGACGATCGCGGCTGGGTCGTGGCACAGGCGCCGGAGCATGTCATTGAAAACCTGAAGCTGGCGGAAAAATCGGCGCGCGATGGCAAGAAAACGGTGAAACGCCAGCCGCCTGAAAAGAACTTCGTGAACTGGGACAAGAACACGTTTTTGCGCCTCATCGCCGCCCAACCCGAACGCCTGACGTCCCGCTTCCAGGTCACGCACGGAATGTTGCTGAACGTCCTCAGCCGCCAGACCGATGGATGCGCCGCCATGCAGGCGCTCATTCGCGATTGCCATGATTCACCCAGGCAGAAGCAGGCGCACATCCGGCGTGGCTGGCAGTTGTTCCGCTCGCTCGTCGAACGCAGGATCATTGAATTCATACCGCCGGTTCACGGCGCAGCCGCTGCGAACCGTGCGAAGGTTCGAGTGAATGTTGAATTGCAGGACGACTTCTCGATGGACCAGACCTTGTCGTTGTATCTGCTCGAAACGCTCCCGCTCGTTGATACCCAGCAGCCGGATTACGACCTGGTGCTGATCACGCTGGTGGAATCGATTCTCGAAAATCCCGACATCATCCTGCGCAAACAGCTGGATAAGGTGAAATCGGCAAAGATGGCCGAGATGAAAATGGCGGGCGTCGAATACGACGAACGCATTGAGGAATTGGAGAAGCTTGAATACCCAAAACCAAATCGTGAGTTCGTCTACTCGACCTTCAACGCCTTTGCGGATCGGCACCCGTGGGTCGGGCAGGAAAACATCAAACCGAAATCCATCGTTCGTGAAATGTTTGAGCAGTTTCGCTCGTTTGCGGATTACATCCGCGACTACGAACTCCAGCGCGCGGAAGGCGTGCTGCTGCGGCACCTCAACAGCGTGTTCAAGGTGCTGACGCAAACCGTTCCGGAATCGGCCAAGAACGATCAGGTGCATGAAATGGAAGTCTTTCTGGGATCAATGATTCGGCAGGTCGATTCCAGTTTGCTCGACGAATGGGAAAAGATGCGCAATCCCAACTTCCAACCAGCCGAAGCAAAGGAGATCCGGCCACCGGGAGCAGACGAAGCCGCCGCGGACATCACGCGCGACACCCGGGCCTTCACCGCGCTGATCCGAAATCGCATTTTCACTTTTCTCCGCGGCTTGGTCGTGCGCGACTTCGAAGGTGCGTTGATCTCGCTGCGCGACGAGGAGAAAGAATGTGGACAAGCCACAACGTCCGCCGACGGAGGAACCGAAGGGTGGACCGCACAGCGACTCCAGTCGGCGACCGAGGCTTTCGAAGCTGAGCACGGCCGGATTTGCCTCGATCCGAATGCACGCAACGCGCGGCACACCTATGTCGTTCCAAGCGAAGACAAGAAGACCTGGCGAATACAGCAGATGCTTGTGGATCCTGAAGAACACAACGACTGGATGGTGGAATTCCAAGTGGATCTGGCTGAGGCCAGGACAACCGGCCAGCCGCAGCTCCAGTTGCTCGCGCTTCGAAGTCTGGCGTGA
- the dinB gene encoding DNA polymerase IV: MPRIIFHLDMDAFYASVEQRDQPALRGKPVIVGAPANQRGVVCAASYEARKFGVRSAMPSATAGRMCPNGIFVRPRMEQYKHESREIMRIVAATGAIVEQMSIDEAYVDVSELACVDDLDAALLASRPLAEELKQRIRSERGLTATIGIASNKLLAKIASDHQKPDGLTVILDSEKVGFLRPLAVRALYGVGRVTEQVLKQAGINTVGDLQDYPGDLRALAGSFGPKLKQFAFGIDDRPLELGDEIKSISGEETFARDTEDRVVLRACLRTQADDIANKLKRRRLGAHTVQVKVRYSDFTTLTRQITVEEPLTEAREIYRLGCFLLGREKLVKRPLRLLSLGVTGLRDPVAQQLQLNYQAPR; this comes from the coding sequence ATGCCGCGCATCATTTTTCATCTGGATATGGACGCGTTCTACGCTTCAGTGGAGCAGCGCGATCAACCTGCTTTGCGCGGAAAACCGGTGATCGTTGGCGCACCGGCAAATCAGCGGGGGGTTGTCTGTGCCGCCAGTTACGAGGCGCGGAAATTCGGCGTGCGCTCAGCCATGCCCAGCGCGACTGCAGGGCGGATGTGTCCCAATGGGATTTTTGTTCGACCGCGCATGGAACAGTACAAGCACGAGTCGCGCGAGATCATGCGCATCGTTGCTGCCACAGGGGCGATCGTGGAGCAGATGTCCATCGACGAAGCTTATGTCGATGTTTCCGAGCTCGCCTGCGTTGACGACCTGGACGCAGCACTTCTCGCGAGCCGTCCCCTTGCGGAGGAATTGAAACAACGAATTCGCAGCGAACGCGGATTGACTGCGACGATTGGGATCGCTTCGAACAAGTTGCTGGCGAAGATTGCGAGCGATCACCAAAAGCCGGACGGGCTGACGGTGATTCTGGATTCGGAGAAGGTGGGTTTTCTTCGGCCGCTCGCGGTGCGTGCGTTGTACGGCGTTGGCCGCGTCACCGAACAGGTGTTGAAACAGGCGGGCATCAATACGGTGGGAGATTTGCAGGATTATCCCGGTGACCTGCGGGCACTCGCGGGATCCTTCGGACCGAAGCTGAAGCAGTTTGCGTTTGGGATCGATGACCGTCCGCTTGAACTCGGAGATGAGATCAAGAGCATCAGCGGCGAGGAAACTTTCGCCCGCGACACAGAGGATCGTGTCGTCCTGCGCGCCTGCCTGAGAACGCAGGCTGACGACATCGCCAACAAGCTGAAGCGCCGCCGCTTGGGCGCGCACACGGTGCAGGTGAAGGTGCGTTACAGCGATTTCACAACCTTAACGCGGCAGATCACGGTTGAGGAGCCACTTACGGAGGCGCGCGAGATCTACAGGCTCGGCTGCTTCCTGCTTGGGCGCGAGAAACTGGTGAAACGTCCGCTGCGATTATTGAGCCTGGGTGTCACCGGGTTGCGCGATCCCGTTGCGCAACAGCTGCAATTGAATTACCAGGCGCCTCGATAG